Below is a genomic region from Gemmatimonadaceae bacterium.
TTCAGCCGCGCGGCGCCCGGCGGCGCCGCGGTCCGTCCGCAACCACCAAGTACGGCGGCCGCGCAGAGCGCGCCACCGATCGCGCGGTGATGTCTCATGCCGAAAGCTAGAACGTGTACCGCGCCGACAGCTGCACGCGCCTCGGCTGTGCTGCCGTGGTGTACACAATCGGATCCCCGGGGCGCCCCACCTGCACCCGCGGGCCGCCGCCCGCGATGCCGTTGGCGAACCCGGACTCCTGCACCGAGTTCAGCGCGTTGAACACGTCCAGCCGGAGTTCCAGCCCCCGGGACCGGCCCATGGGCACGATGTAGCCGGCCCCGAGGTCCAGGTTGAACACGCTGGGCAGCCGTCCGCTATTGCGGCCCAACCCCGGAAACCGATCGAGGTTGCCCAAGTAGACGTCGCCGAAGCCGGGGGTGCTCCCGTTCAGATCGTAGTAGGTGGCCGTGCCCGTGGCCGGGTCGTACTTCCCAGCCACCCAGTTGATCGGCTGGCCGGTCTGGAAATCCGCGATGCCGCTCAACTGCACCCGCGGCACGGGCGTGTACACGGAGCGCAGGCGGACCACGTGGCGGCGATCGTTCACCGCGTCCGCCCACTCGTTCTTGAAGTTGTTCCCCTGCGTGGCGGCAAAGTTCACGTCTTCGGTGTTGTTCCGCGCGTGCGACCAGATCCAGTTGAGATCCGCCGTCCAGGTATCACTGAAGCGGTGCTGGACTTCCGTATAGAGGCCGGCGTACTCGCTCCGCCCGCCCGCGTCGGTGGTCGTGAGTTGGCGGAAGCTCCCGGGCCGCGGAGTGACGGGCCGGTGGGCATCGCCGAACGATGGCGGCCGATTGATCGTATCGCCGGCGGTGAGCGTGTAATTCACCGCGTTGAGGTCCCACAGCCGGGGCAGGTGTTCCGTGGCCGCGTACACGACATCGAACGACACGCCCCAACTCGGACCGAATTGCTGGCTGTAGCCGAGCGTTGCCTGGTAGCTGCGCGGATTCTTCAGGCCCCGCGCGAACGTCTGCCGGATCTCGCGCGGCGGGAGCTGCCCGCGAGCGGCCAGCAGTTGCTGCTCGCTCGGCGCCTGACCGAACGCTGGCGCGCCCGCGCCGTCGAAGGTCACGGCGGCGCTTCCGTTCGAGCCGAACTGCGTGGCGTCCGAATAGACCGTATACGGGAACTTCCCGATGTAGACGCCAGCCCCACCGCGGAAGACGCGATCGGGGGCAAAGGTCCAGTTGAAAGATGCCCGTGGTTGGAAGTTGGTGAGATCGGGCGAACTGGCGCCCCGGGACGTGATATCATCGTAGTCCCACCGGAGCCCGTAGGTGACGTTGAGCAGCGGCGTGGCCCGCCACGCATCCTCGACATAGAGCCCGTACACGGCCTGCGACTGGTCCACGTGCTGCAGGATCGCGTCCACGGTATAGCTCTTGACCTGAACGTTGGCCGGGATGTCCCGAATCGAAATGAACCCGCCCGACCGGGTGATATTGCCCGTGTTGGCCACTTCGTACAGGCCGTGCGGATTCGTGCCCGCGCCGTCGAGCCGGAACCCGGCGGCGATGACATCCGTTCCAGCCTTCAATGTGTGCGTCCCCGCCTGGCGGACGAGCTCATCGCGCAGACTCACCTGGGTCTCGCGTTCGTCGAACTGAAAGCCCGAAGAGCCAACGATGGCCTGCAGCGCACCCTGCGGCGACTCGATGTACACCTGCGGCGTGTTGAGAGAACTCGCCGTGGGCGGGTAGTACCAGTGGTAGGTGGCCACCTGCACTGACACCATGTTGGACGTGTGAGCCGTGACGTCGCTGCGGTGGGTAACGCTTCCGATGATTCCCAGCCGGTACTGGCCCACATCCGCCTCGGGCACCACCAGCCCCCCGCCCTCGCCACGCAACTGCAGGTTGCTGGCCGCAACCTTGAACGTCGTTGTCTGCGTACCGCTCCACACCTCATCCAGTCGGCCGAACAGCTTGAGCTGCCGCCGCTCCTGCGCCCCCGCTCCGTTTCCGAACGCCGTGGTCACGGCCTGGGGAGTCTTCTCGTCCAGGTACTCCGCCGCGCCGAAGACGAACGTCCGGTCGCGGTCCAGCGCTCCTCCGCCGGATCCGCCCAGTTGGTATCGATGAAATCGCTGCGGATCAGTGTTGGATGGCGTGAATGTCGGTCGGGCATCGAATCCACGGCCGGGGCGCCCGTACGCGAAGAGATCGCCGTGCCAGTCGTTGGTGCCGCTGCGGGTGACGTAATTGACAATTCCATTGGAACTCCGCCCGAATTCCACGCCGTATGTGTTCGTCTTCACGTCCACGCGGCGCAGGGCGGACAGCGGCAGGTCCACCCGCGTTCCGCCCAGGAACCCCTCGTTGTTGTCCAACCCGTCAATGAAGTACTGGGTATACAGGGAATTGGAGCCGTTGATGCTGAGCACGGGGGCCGTATCGAAGAACCCCGTGGCCTGCGTGACGCCCGGCACGTAGAACGCGAGCTTCAGGGGATCGCGTCCGTCCGAGGGGAGCGCCTCGAGATCCCGCGCCGTGAGCGTGCCACCGGTGGCGGCATCGGTGTGATTCACCAGGGGCGGCTCCACGGACGCGCGCACGGCGAACACCCCGAGCTGCGTCATGCGCGTCAACACCACGTCGACCCGGTGCACGTCGCCAGGCTGCAGCGCGGGAATCGCGATGGTGAACTCCGCGAACCCGGCACGTTCCACGTGCAGGGCGAATGGCTCGCCCGACGGAACGCGCAGGGAGAACGCACCGGCCGAGTCCGCGCGTACCGCGTGAGCGCTGTCTATCCGCACACGAGCGCTCGGGACGGGCGCACCGCGCGGGGTATGAACCGCGCCCGCCACGATCGAGGAGTCGGCGCGCTGGGCGTGTGCAGGCGCAGGAAACGCAGGCACCGCGGCAAGAAGCAGCAAAACGAAGGACCGGCGAATAAGCATGGAATGGATCTGCGTGGTGTCCACGGGGGAAATGGCCGCCGACATCCCGTGCCGCCGCCCGCAGAGGCGGCGGCCCGGCGGGCGGTCATGTCGCACCCGGGCAACACACAGGGGGCCCCGATGGTTCCGTGATGCTGGCCTGCGGCCTGTTCAGCGCAGAATCCGCCACGCCCATACGAGGCGCTGGGCCACGGTTGCCGCGACGAGCACGGCCATGGCCCCAAATAGCAGGACGATGTGCCCAGGCCAGATGAAGAACAGCGTGTACGCGACCGCGGTCTCGGTTCCGGCAACCAGCCCAGGCGGCATCGTGACGCTGGTCAACTCGCCGTTCGCCGCGGCGCCGAGCGCGCGCCGCTCGAGGAGGGCGGCAAGGTACATCCACGACGCGGCGTTCACGTAGAACACGCCGACGAGCACCACCGCCGCCAGAATGGTCGTGCGGCTGGCCGCCGCGATGGCGAACCCTATGGGAATCGCGGCGTAGACGGCGAAATCCAATACGATATCCAGGTAGCCGCCAAAGTCGGACTGGCGGCCCGACGCGCGGGCCACGGTGCCGTCGAATCCATCGAGGAAGCGATTGACCAGCCAGAGCATCAACCCCAGCGTGTACGCCCCGCGCGCGCCGGCCCCGGCACTCCCCATTCCGACAACGAACCCGATCACGGTGACCGCGTTCGGATGCACCATCCCGCCCAGCCGCCGCGCCAGCGGGGCCAGCAGCCGGTCTTTCAGCGCACGCAGATAGTCGTCGAACATGGGAGGTGAATGGCCGGGGACTGGGTTGGTTGGGAAATATACGGTCGGTGGAACGATTCCGACCCATCGACGGTTGCCCCGTCTGAAACGATCTCGGCGCGTGCGCCATCAGACGAGGACCCCATGGCTCGACCCGATCCAGAAATTCCCGCGTGCTGCCGGGGGCGCCAGGTGCTCTCGGCCTCGGTGCGCACATCGGTCATCGTGGGCACGGCACTCACCGCGATCAACCAGTGGCCGGCGTTGATCGGTGGCGGAATCGCGGCCGGCGTCCTGGTGCGGGTGGCCTTCAATTACCTGGTGCCGTTTCTGGTGGCGTACTATTCGCGCGCCGCGTTGGCCCGTGAACTGATGACGACATTCGTCCGCGGGCCGGTGGACGCATGAAGCGTTGGAAGGCAGCCGCCACCATCGCCGGCGTGGTGGCCGTTGCGGCCGGGGGAGTCGCGTACTGGCGATATTCCACCCGCGCGCCGCGGAAGAGCCAGCCGGCGAGCGTCATGCAGATGCTGGGGGCCACCCGGATCAGTGTTCACTACAACCGCCCGTCCGCCCGCGGCCGCACCCTCTTCGGCGGCATCGTGCCATACGGCCAGGTGTGGGATCCCGGGGCCGACGAGGCAACGACCTTCGAGACCGACAGGCCGATAATCTTTGCCGGCCAGGCACTCGCGTCGGGCAGCTACAGCGTGTGGGCCATTCCAGATTCGGCCGAGTGGACGGTGATCCTCAGTCGCGCGGCCCACGTGTACCACATCCCGTATCCCGAAGGTCACGACGCCCTCCGGGTGCGAATTCGGCCGGCGATCGGGCCATACGTCGAAACGTTGGCGTTCGAACTCCCGCAGGCGGATGCGACGCACGCGCTCTTGGTGCTGCATTGGGGCACTACGATGATCGACATTCCCATCGCGACGCGGTGATGCCGCCCGTCGGGAACAGAACGACTCTCGCACCCACCGGAGGATAGGCCGTGGAACGTACGTCCCGTTGGACCATGCCCCTGCTGCGGATCAGCATGGGAGTATTCCTGTTGCTGTGGGGAGTGGACAAACTGCTCGCCGCGCAGGGCGCGGGGCGGATCTTCAGCCACTTCTATCACGTGCCGGCGGGGCCCGTCCTGGTTCGCGCCGCCGCGGTGTTGGAAATTCTCGTGGCGATCTGCGTGGCCATCGGCCTATTTCGCCGCGCGTCGGCGTGGGCGGCGCTGGTCATGTCCGCCGCGTCCACGATCGGCAGCTGGAAGGAGATCCTGGACCCCTGGGGGCTGCTCGGCCTCACGACGGGGGGCACGCATCTCTTCCTGGCCTCCATCCCCCTCACGGCGGTCGCCGTGGTGCTGGTGCTGAATGCGTCCGACGACACGCTGGCACTCGATGCGCGCCTGCACAGACCGTCCAGGCCCGTATCGCCATGACCCCGCACGGTAGGAGCACCGCGAATGGCTGATTTTTCGGAGCTACCGCTCGGCATGCGCATGCAGCTCGCGCTGTATCCGTGGCGGCGCATCGATCCGGTTCCGTGGACGCCGATGCGGGTGCCGCTCGCCTCCGCGCGGGTGGCCCTCGTCACGAGCGCCGGCATGTATCGCGTCGGGATAGACGCGCCGTTCGCCCCCGTGCGGGGCGGCGACTCGAGCTATCGCCTGATCCCCGACGACACGGCGACGCAGGACCTAGTGGTCGGCCAGGTCAGCCACGCGTTCGACCGCGGGCCGGCCGAGCGTGACCCGAACATCGCGTTCCCGCTCGACCGCCTCCACGAAATGGTGGCCGATGGCACCATCGGCCACGCCGCGCCGCGGCACGTCAGCATCAACGGGTCGATCACCGCCCCTGGGCGTCTCGTGCGCGACACGGCGCCTCGCATTGCCGCGGAGCTGCGCGACGACGGGGTAGACGTCGCGCTGCTCGTGCCCATATGACCGATGTGCACGCAGTCCGTGGGACTGCTCGCGGGTGTGTTGGAAGGTGCCGGCATCAGTACCGTATGCGTCGCATTGGTCCGGTCGGTAGCGGAACGGGTGCGGCCTCCACGGGCGCTGGCCGTGCCGTTCCCGTTCGGCTCGGCACTCGACCGCGCCGGGGACCCGCCGCGCCAGCGTGCCGTCATGAGAAGGGCATTCGACCTGTTGCAGTGTGACGGGCCGGGGCCGATCCTCAAGGATCTACCAACCGACTGACCACACGGTCCGCTCGGGGCCCCGATACGGCGTTCTACATCACGTGTTCGTGTGGGCCCAACGCCACCGGGATCTTCGACGATTCAAGCCCTCCGTCTCTGATCCACGCTCCCGTCGCCTCGGCGGCCCGGTCTTCCAGCAGGGCTGCCTGCGAGAAGTCGTAGGCGCTCACGGGAAGCGGACACAGCGGCGGAACGATCGCGATCGGCGCACGCGCGCCGAGCCGCTCGACATCGTACACGAGCTGGCGCGCGACCAGCAGCGTCATCGTATGCAGCACCATCGCGATGGCGTTGCTCGGGGGTTGCGACGTGGCGCAGGTGAATCCGGTGGGCAGCACAATCACCCGCGAAGCGCCCATGGCGAGCGCCGTCGAGATCGGCGCGTTGTTGGCGATCGCCCCATCCACGAGATCGCGCCCACCGACGCGCACGGCCGGCAGGAGCACGGGAATGGACGCGCTGGCCATCAGCGCATCGCTCGCCGGCCCGCTCGTCAATACCACTTCCGCGCCGTTGCGCACGTCCGAGGCGACGATGGCGCACGGGAGCACGAGGCTCTCCAGCCGGGCATTCCCGAAGTGTGTGGTCAACAGGCGTCGCAGCCCCGATGGCTCGAGCAGGTGCTCCCGATGGCCGAACACGCCCCGCATGGCGCCTAGCGGATTGAGCGGAAACACGTCGCGTCTCGTGATCGATGCCCAGATCTGCCCGAGGCGCGCCACGCCGGCAAGCGTCGGATCGGCCGCGAAGTACGCGCCGTTGATGGCGCCCACCGACGTTCCAACCACGAAGTCAGGCCGCACGTCGGCCATCAGGAGCGCGCGCAGCATCCCGACCTGGATGGCGCCGAGGCTTCCGCCACCGGCCAGGACGAAGGCCGTGCGCTCGTTCATGACTGGCGCCTTGTCCGGCGGACCAACGACGGCAGAAACGACAGCGCCAGCAGCAGGAAACTGGCGGCTACTACCTGGAGCCATGCGGTCCGCGACGTGCCCGAGATGCCCAGCGCCAGACTCTGCGCGAACCAGGTGTACACGAGTGTGCCGGGGATGATGCCCAGCGCCGTGCCCACGACGAACGCGCGCGTCGGCACACGCGCCAGTCCGGACGCGACACTCAATCCGTCGAACGGAATGAGCGGAATCAAGCGAAGGCGCCCGATGGCCATCGCACCCGTCCGCGACGACAACGTGTCGAGCCGCGCGGCGTGGCGGCCCAGCAGGAGCCGGATCGCGTCGGCGCCGAGCGCACGCGCCAGAATAAACGATCCGGTGGCGCCAATCGTCGCGGCCATCCAGTTGAGCGCCGACCCCTTGGCGAATCCAAACACGATGCCTCCGGCGAGCGTGAACGGCGTGGCCGGCAGCGCCAGCGTGGCCGCCACGGCGTACACCAGCACGAACAGTGCCGACGCTCCCGGGGCACTGCGGAGGCGCGCAGCCAGTCCCAGCGGATCGCCGAGCATTCCGGCCGCCGTCCCCCGGAGGGCCAACCCGGCGGCCGCGATCAGGGCGACGAAGATGCCCAGCCGAATGAGGGCCGCACGGCGCGAGATGGACGGCGTACTCATCGAAACAGCGAGAACCACGCGCCGAACAGCCGGCGCGCCAGCGGCGTCAACCGCGTGCGTCGCCAGGCGTCCGCGGCTCGACGATACACTTCGGCCTGGGTCGGATACGCGTGGATGGTACCGCCCAGCGCACCCAAGCCCAAACGGTTGGTGATGGCCACCGCCAGCTCGCCGATCATCTCCCCCGCGTGATCCGCAACGAGCGTTCCGCCGAGAATACGATCGCTGCCGGCCCGCAGATGGACCTTGAGAAATCCACCGTCGGCCCCGTCGAGCACGGCGCGGTCCACGTGCGACAACTCCACGGTGACGGTCTCCACCTTGCGCCCGGCGGCCTCCGCCTCGGCCGGCGTGAGCCCCACGTGCGCCACTTCGGGCGACGTGTAGGTCACGCGAGGCACGACAAGTTTGCTGTTACGTCCCCCACCGATGCCGAAGAAGAGCGCGTTGGGGACGGCCAGCCGGGCCTGGGCATCAGCGACGTGCGTGAACTGGAGCGGCGACGAGACGTCGCCGATAGCGTACACGCGACGATTGCTGGTGCGCAGCCGGTCGTTGACGGTGATTCCGGTCGGCGAATACGCAATGCCGGCCGCGTCGAGCCCGAGGTTGTCCACGTTCGGCGCCCGCCCGGTCGCGATGAGCAGCCGGTCGCCCCGAATCGTCACGCTCCCCTGCGCGCCCGTCGCCGTCACGGTGAATTCCGCTCCGGCATACGACACGGACGTCAGGCGGTGATCGTGGTGCTGCGCGACGCCGTCGGCCCGGAGCGACGCCGAGACCAACTCGGCCGCGTCGGCGTCTTCGCGCGGCAGCAGGCGCGGACCGGCATTCACCAGGGTGACGGCCGTGCCCAATCGCGCGAACGCCTGCGCCAACTCCGCGCCGATCGGTCCGCCACCCACCACGATCAGATGTCGCGGGCGTTCGGTCACGGTGAAGATGGTCTCGTTGGTGTCGAACGGCGTGTCGGCAAGGCCGGGAACGAGCGGCACGGCGGCGCGCGCGCCGGTCGCGACGATGGCGCGACGGAATCGCACCGTGCGGTCTCCGATGCGCACCGCATCCGGCGCCACGAATGCCGCGTCGCTCAGAAAGACGTCGACGCCCAGGCCGCGGAACCGCGCGGCCGAATCGACGTCGCTCAACCCCGCTCGCAGGCCGCGGAGCCGGGCCATCGCCGCGGCGAAATCGCCGTCGCCCGATGCGCGCGGCCCCCCGAAAGCGGCGGCCGAGCCGCGCGCGTCATGCCACCCGCGGGCGGCACGGATGACCGCTTTGGACGGCACGCATCCCACGTTGAGGCAGTCGCCGCCGAGCATGGCGCGTTCAACCAGGGCAACGCGCGCGCCCAACCCCGCGCCGATGGCGGCGCTCACGAGACCGGCGGTGCCGCCACCGATCACGACCAGGTGATAGCGATCGCGTTTCGGCGGCAGCGGCCAGCCGCGAGGACTCACATTGCCCGCCCAGTGCGCGTTCGGCGCATCGAACGGCGGCGCCGCGAAGCGCCCGGGCCAGTCAGCCGGCGGGTCAGGGAATGTTCGTGTCACGTCGGCGACGGTCCTTGAAGAGTTGCGTGCGGTGCGTCGTGTAGCGGGGCAACCGGCAGCTGCCCGGAAAAGTTCAATGCACGACGCGGCGATGCCTCTTGACCCTATACCAAGGTATAGGGTGTAGGATTCAGGATCACGCGATGAGGAGGGGGGCGATGGCGCTGTCAATCGGTCAGGTCGCCGCAGCGGCCGATGTCAACATCCAAACCATTCGGTACTACGAGCGCCGCGGCATTCTTGTCCCCGCGAGTCGGACACCCGCGGGGTACCGCAAATACGGGGACGACGCGGTGTCCCGGCTGCAATTCATTCGCCACGCCCAGGCGCTCGGGTTCACGCTCGGCGAGATCGACGAACTGCTGGCCCTCCGCGTCCGCGATGCCGGCGCTTGCCGTCACGTCGAGAAACGGACGCGCGAGAAGATCGATGACGTGGACCTCCGCATTCGCGAGCTCCGGAAGATCAAACGGACTCTGGAGCGCCTCGCGGCGACCTGCGAGAGTCGACGGACCACGAACGCGTGTCCCATTCTGGAGGCACTGGAAGACAATGCCGATTTTGGAAGATAAGGGAACGACCTCGGCCGTTGGCGGACTCGCCGGGGCCGCCGCAAGTTCCGTCGCGTTGCTCTGTTGCGCAGGCGCAGGCCCGGCGCTCGCATTAGCCACTGCCCTGGGTCTCGGCTTTCTGATCCACGATGCAGTGCTGATCCCGCTGCTCGTCATCGCGCTGGGCGTCACCATGTGGGGGCTGAGCGATGGGCGAGGCCGCCATGGCAAGCCGTGGCCCCAGCATCTCGGAACCGTGGGTGCGGTGTGTACCCTGGGCGGGATGTTCGTCTGGCTGCCGCTTGCGTACGCCGGACTCGGCATGATCATCGCGGCCAGCGCGTGGAATCTCTGGCTGACGCATCGGTGCGCGGCCCCCGACCGGCAGACCATTTGACGGATTGTCTCCCACGACGTGAGGTGCATGATGGCTAAGGGCAGCGGCACAAAGCACGTCCACGCCGGTCGCGGTATGGAATACGACGTAGCCGTGATCGGCGGGGGCTCGGCCGGCTTCGCGGCCGCGATCCGTGCCGCGGAACTGGGCGCCCGGGTGGCCATGCTCGAGGGCGGCACGCTCGGCGGTACGTGCGTCAACGTGGGGTGTGTACCATCCAAGACGCTGATTCGCGCCGCCGAAGCGCAGCACCATCGCCAGCACCACGGGTTCCACGGTATTGCGACATCTGATGGCGTGCCCGACTGGGCCGCGGTGCGCGCGCAGAAGGACGAACTCGTCGCGACGCTGCGACAGGCCAAGTACCGCGACGTGATCCAGGGGTACGAGTCGGTGACTCTGTTCGAGCAACGGGCGGCCATCACCTCGGACCACGGCATCGACGTCGCCGACGGACGCCGGATCCGCGCTGGCAAGATCATCATCGCGACCGGCGCCTCGGCGTGGGCCGCACCGATTCCGGGGCTCGCTGAAGCCGGGTATCTGGATAACGATTCAGCCATGGCGCTCGACGAGTTGCCAGCGTCTCTGATTGTGATCGGGGCGAGCGCGGTGGGACTCGAACTGGCCCAGATGTTCTCGCGTTTGGGGGTACATGTCACCGTGCTCGAGGCGCTGCCGACCGTCGTGCCCATGGAAGACGCCGACGTGGGACGCGCGCTCGGCGACTATCTGCGCGCGGAAGGCCTGGACGTACGCGTCGGCGTCCGGATTGCGCATGTGGCGCGCACGGATGGGGCGTACCACGTATCGCTCACCGACGACGGCCGGCCGGAGACCGTGCACGCCGCCCAACTGCTCGTCGCAACTGGGCGGCGGCCGAACACTCACGGGTTCGGTCTCGAGGCGACTGGCGTGATGTTGGGGAAGAAGGGAGAAGTCGTCGTGGACGAGTTCTTGCAGACCGCCAACCCCGACATCTATGCGGCGGGCGACGTGATCGGCGATCCGGCGTTCGTGTACGTGGCGGCGTATGGCGGGTCGCTGGCCGCGGAGAACGCGCTGACCGGAAACGCGCGGCGCTTCGACCTGACCGCCCTACCCAAGGTCACGTTCACGGACCCCGGCGTGGCGTCGGTGGGCCTCACCGAGGTCGAGGCGCGAGCCAACGGGGGGACGGTCGTCGTGTCCATCCTCTCGATGGAACACGTGCCGCGCGCGCTGGCCGCCCGCGACACCCGCGGGTTCGTGAAGCTCGTGGCGGACGCGGCCACACGAAAGATCGTCGGCGCGCACATCCTCTCGACCGAAGCGGGCGAGATGATCACCGAGCCCGCGCTGGCCATCAAGTTCGGACTGACGATCGAGGATCTGAAGGCCACCTTCCACCCCTATCTGACGCTGGCCGAAGCGATCAAGCTCGCGGCGCAGACCTTCGACAAGGACGTGGCCAAGTTGTCGTGCTGCGCCGCGTGAGTTCCGGTTCCACCGGATGGGAAATGGCACGGGTCGGCGCGTGATGCGCCGACCCGTTCACCGTACCGTCCGCGCGTCTATGCGCCGGTTGGCACCGGCCCGTAGATCGCGCCGACGGTCGCACCGTACAGGAGGTGGCCGATCAGGGCGCCCATGGCGCTCATCATCGATCCCGAGAACAGCGGCATGCCCATCATGGGCAGCATGACGATCTCAAACACCAGCCAGGGTGCAATGCCGTAGATTGCGCCCCGCAGCCAGGGGGCGCCCGGAAGCCGCGAGGCCACGGCTGCGTAGATCAGCGCCAGAACCACGCCAACCATGAAGTGCGCTACCCACCCCGCGGCCATGTTGCCGCCCATCTTGCCGGCCAGCATCGCCGCCGGATTCATCTGAGGGATTCCCATCATCGGCGCCGCATACAGGCCGACGACCGTCAGCACCACTGTTCCGACCAGCCCGCCGACCACCGCCTTGCCGTAATTGATCTTCATGACCATCACCCCACGGTTGGAGAGAACGCGCATGGTA
It encodes:
- the merA gene encoding mercury(II) reductase, producing MEYDVAVIGGGSAGFAAAIRAAELGARVAMLEGGTLGGTCVNVGCVPSKTLIRAAEAQHHRQHHGFHGIATSDGVPDWAAVRAQKDELVATLRQAKYRDVIQGYESVTLFEQRAAITSDHGIDVADGRRIRAGKIIIATGASAWAAPIPGLAEAGYLDNDSAMALDELPASLIVIGASAVGLELAQMFSRLGVHVTVLEALPTVVPMEDADVGRALGDYLRAEGLDVRVGVRIAHVARTDGAYHVSLTDDGRPETVHAAQLLVATGRRPNTHGFGLEATGVMLGKKGEVVVDEFLQTANPDIYAAGDVIGDPAFVYVAAYGGSLAAENALTGNARRFDLTALPKVTFTDPGVASVGLTEVEARANGGTVVVSILSMEHVPRALAARDTRGFVKLVADAATRKIVGAHILSTEAGEMITEPALAIKFGLTIEDLKATFHPYLTLAEAIKLAAQTFDKDVAKLSCCAA
- a CDS encoding DUF6789 family protein, which gives rise to MRVLSNRGVMVMKINYGKAVVGGLVGTVVLTVVGLYAAPMMGIPQMNPAAMLAGKMGGNMAAGWVAHFMVGVVLALIYAAVASRLPGAPWLRGAIYGIAPWLVFEIVMLPMMGMPLFSGSMMSAMGALIGHLLYGATVGAIYGPVPTGA